One region of Flavobacteriales bacterium genomic DNA includes:
- a CDS encoding HAMP domain-containing histidine kinase, with protein sequence MNLYSKKQRWKLVLVAFAVLIVGVTLWYSSAIARKVQQEERQKVKLWSEAIRKKADLVRVTNEAFQELAEQERKKVELWLKATEEMQKELSDYSFALSIIQNNKSIPLILTDNENVPITTANLSTQSDDSLLLLIQQWEQENQPIEITFAGNNSQKIYYTNSQKYFELQKRRNELITAFNKDLVENTALVPVVFVADSTNELIAANLSNEEIQSYGGIERLKLKMAAENKPIEVALTDDNIGRVYFLESLTLKQLRFFPVAMLVAIGIFLVVAYFLFSTFRRAEQNQVWVGMAKETAHQLGTPLSSLMAWIELLRVQGVDESSLQEMDKDIHRLNTVTDRFSKIGSETKLEEANFYSVLEKSVAYLQTRVSKKVSFSLVCENKELNTRLNIPLFEWVIENLTKNAVDAMEGVGSIHYLVKEDEGQIVLDVADTGKGIPATKLKTVFEPGFTTKKRGWGLGLSLAKRIVEEHHKGKINVLKSTDKGTTFRIELKKS encoded by the coding sequence ATGAACCTATATTCAAAAAAACAACGTTGGAAATTAGTTTTAGTTGCTTTCGCCGTATTAATTGTGGGAGTAACGCTTTGGTATTCAAGTGCTATTGCGAGAAAAGTTCAGCAAGAAGAACGGCAAAAAGTAAAGTTGTGGAGTGAAGCTATTCGAAAAAAAGCAGATTTGGTACGAGTAACTAATGAGGCGTTTCAAGAGTTGGCGGAGCAAGAACGTAAAAAGGTTGAACTATGGCTTAAGGCAACGGAAGAAATGCAAAAAGAGCTGTCTGATTATAGTTTTGCGCTGTCAATCATTCAAAATAATAAAAGCATTCCTTTGATTCTAACGGATAATGAGAATGTTCCAATAACAACGGCGAATTTGAGTACACAAAGTGATGATTCGTTATTGCTATTAATTCAACAATGGGAACAAGAAAATCAGCCAATTGAAATTACTTTTGCAGGCAACAATTCTCAAAAAATATATTATACCAATTCCCAAAAGTATTTTGAATTACAAAAACGAAGAAATGAGTTGATTACAGCTTTTAACAAAGACTTGGTAGAAAATACAGCGCTAGTTCCTGTTGTTTTTGTAGCTGATTCAACAAATGAATTAATAGCTGCTAATCTATCCAATGAAGAAATCCAATCTTACGGAGGGATAGAACGTTTAAAACTAAAAATGGCAGCAGAAAATAAACCAATTGAAGTTGCACTAACAGATGATAATATAGGTAGGGTTTACTTTTTAGAGTCATTAACATTGAAGCAGTTGCGTTTTTTTCCTGTAGCAATGTTGGTAGCAATAGGAATTTTTTTAGTTGTAGCTTATTTTTTATTTAGTACTTTCCGTAGAGCAGAACAAAATCAAGTATGGGTGGGAATGGCAAAAGAAACGGCACATCAATTAGGTACTCCACTTTCTTCTCTTATGGCGTGGATTGAGTTGTTAAGAGTCCAAGGAGTAGATGAGTCTTCTTTACAAGAAATGGATAAAGATATTCATCGTTTAAATACCGTTACAGACCGCTTTTCTAAAATTGGCTCTGAAACAAAATTAGAAGAGGCAAACTTTTATAGTGTATTGGAAAAAAGTGTTGCTTATTTACAAACACGGGTCTCCAAAAAGGTGAGCTTTAGCTTAGTTTGCGAAAATAAAGAGCTAAATACAAGGTTAAACATCCCTTTGTTTGAATGGGTAATAGAGAATTTAACCAAAAATGCTGTTGATGCAATGGAGGGGGTTGGTAGTATACATTATCTCGTAAAAGAAGATGAAGGCCAAATAGTGTTAGATGTAGCTGATACAGGAAAAGGAATTCCTGCTACAAAGTTGAAAACAGTCTTTGAACCAGGGTTTACAACTAAAAAAAGAGGGTGGGGATTAGGCTTATCTTTAGCAAAAAGAATTGTGGAAGAGCATCACAAAGGGAAAATAAATGTGCTTAAGTCAACAGATAAAGGAACTACTTTTAGAATAGAATTAAAGAAGAGTTGA
- a CDS encoding ABC transporter ATP-binding protein, protein MLTINNLTKRFGDNTLFKNVTLTFEQGKIIAVIGKNGAGKTTFFNTITKTDNNFEGQLLYHKKPYQKINDLGYVPAELYFYPKITGMEYLNYFLFSRNLTNNGKIEHWNQLFQLPLQSFVDSYSTGMKKKLALLGVLIQNNNIFIFDEPYNGLDIESCLLLDKIILKLKENNKLVIISSHILSSLYEISDQILLIQDQKIEAFTDKKEFKQLNNLLIDKDIELTIDGMIN, encoded by the coding sequence ATGCTAACAATCAATAATTTAACCAAACGCTTTGGAGACAACACCCTATTTAAAAATGTAACTCTAACATTTGAACAAGGGAAAATCATTGCTGTAATTGGCAAAAACGGGGCTGGAAAAACAACTTTTTTCAATACTATCACCAAAACAGACAACAACTTTGAAGGTCAACTGCTATACCATAAAAAGCCTTATCAAAAAATAAATGATCTAGGCTATGTTCCAGCTGAACTATACTTCTATCCTAAAATCACAGGGATGGAGTATTTAAACTACTTTCTCTTCTCCAGAAACCTTACAAACAACGGTAAAATTGAACACTGGAACCAACTTTTCCAGCTCCCCCTACAAAGCTTTGTGGACTCCTACTCTACAGGTATGAAGAAGAAGTTAGCGCTTTTGGGAGTACTAATTCAAAACAATAACATTTTTATTTTTGATGAACCTTATAATGGGTTAGACATTGAAAGTTGCTTACTGTTAGACAAGATCATCCTTAAGCTCAAAGAGAACAATAAACTAGTTATTATTTCTTCTCATATACTTTCTTCTCTCTATGAAATTAGCGACCAAATTTTATTAATACAAGACCAAAAAATTGAAGCTTTTACCGACAAAAAAGAATTTAAACAACTAAACAATTTATTAATCGATAAAGATATTGAGTTGACTATTGATGGAATGATTAATTAA
- a CDS encoding putative sulfate exporter family transporter, translating into MDRDKLFNIAVALIASTGIYFLANYIPILNSVMLGLLIGIVLGNTIAIPQPLSNNLKYTGSKLLEISIVLLAFGISGSSLVAMGIPFLIKIIIGVLLVLATAMLLHKLLKCKGSTGLLTGFGTAICGSSAIAAASPVISEDKEDAGIAIAVVNLIGALGTFILPAVLAYIDIDDSQKGFLIGGTLHAVGNVAGAGYAMNDHIGETAIAVKMVRVALLSPMVILYSYFVNREKGKETSFKLPLYLWLFIGITALTLFIDFPKDIIYYLKIVGKIFLTAAMLAIGLRLSLKRLFQSGKSAFIYGIILFALQLVIYTALILI; encoded by the coding sequence ATGGACAGAGATAAATTATTCAATATTGCTGTAGCATTGATTGCTTCAACAGGAATCTATTTTCTAGCAAACTATATTCCTATTTTAAACAGTGTAATGCTTGGTCTTTTAATTGGTATTGTTTTGGGAAACACTATTGCAATCCCTCAACCCCTTAGCAACAACTTAAAATATACAGGGTCTAAGCTCTTAGAAATATCTATAGTACTATTAGCCTTTGGAATTTCAGGATCTTCTTTAGTAGCCATGGGCATTCCCTTTCTTATTAAAATCATCATTGGAGTTCTATTGGTATTAGCAACAGCTATGCTGCTACACAAACTATTAAAGTGTAAAGGTTCTACAGGACTACTTACTGGTTTTGGTACTGCAATATGCGGATCTTCTGCTATTGCAGCAGCATCTCCTGTTATTTCAGAAGACAAAGAAGACGCCGGAATTGCCATTGCTGTTGTCAACTTAATCGGAGCACTAGGAACTTTTATATTACCTGCTGTTTTAGCTTATATTGATATTGACGATAGTCAGAAAGGGTTTCTAATCGGGGGGACACTTCATGCTGTTGGGAACGTAGCTGGAGCCGGCTATGCCATGAATGACCACATTGGAGAAACTGCCATTGCTGTTAAAATGGTAAGAGTTGCCTTATTATCTCCTATGGTTATTTTATACAGTTATTTTGTAAACCGAGAAAAAGGGAAAGAAACCTCTTTTAAACTCCCTCTATATCTATGGCTATTTATTGGAATCACAGCACTTACGCTATTCATTGACTTCCCTAAAGATATCATCTACTATTTAAAAATTGTAGGAAAAATATTCCTTACTGCTGCTATGCTTGCGATTGGACTTCGATTAAGCCTTAAACGTTTATTTCAGTCTGGGAAATCAGCTTTTATCTATGGAATCATTCTTTTTGCATTACAACTCGTCATCTATACTGCTTTGATTTTAATCTAA
- a CDS encoding beta-lactamase family protein, translating to MPPAKTLVPLILFTIVILCLNACYVGRFFTLNIADINDYQHFPSLPIQKGDSTFLFSQATPKKITSTIKIKEKNYHFEKGLEKSGTKAFIIIRNDSILYEKFFDNYTKNTLHSSFSISKSFVSALIGIAIDEGKIKSVKEPITNYLDFLKDEKFKKITIEHLLDMHSGIKFSEQYFTPFSSIAKYYYTKNLKKALPQLKVASSPGGDFNYQSINTLLLTQILEVATKEKANYYLQEKIWKRIGMENQGTWSIDSKKNQTIKAFSHLQLTPYDYARFGRLYLNQGNWDNEQVISKQWVTQSTTFDTLKNKLIYSYQWWHNRTFEFVEKAKPTDKINFRYTIKNNLGDEHEIRVTDKNDYYAEGILGQFIYINPDKKIIIVRLGKKYRANNWPLVFESISRQL from the coding sequence ATGCCCCCAGCTAAAACACTTGTACCTCTAATTCTTTTCACTATTGTTATTCTCTGCTTGAATGCTTGCTATGTTGGACGTTTTTTCACTTTAAACATTGCTGACATCAACGACTATCAACACTTCCCTAGCCTACCAATTCAGAAGGGTGATTCTACCTTTCTTTTTAGTCAAGCAACACCTAAAAAAATAACATCCACCATTAAAATAAAAGAAAAAAATTACCATTTTGAAAAAGGGCTAGAAAAATCAGGAACAAAAGCCTTTATCATCATTAGAAACGACAGTATTCTGTATGAAAAATTCTTTGACAACTACACCAAAAACACCCTACATTCTTCATTCTCTATTTCTAAATCTTTTGTCTCTGCATTAATAGGAATAGCAATAGATGAAGGCAAAATTAAAAGTGTAAAAGAACCTATCACCAACTATTTAGACTTCTTAAAAGACGAAAAATTCAAGAAAATTACCATTGAACATTTGCTAGACATGCACTCAGGAATAAAATTTTCTGAGCAATACTTTACTCCCTTTTCTAGCATTGCTAAATACTATTACACCAAAAACTTAAAAAAAGCATTACCCCAACTTAAAGTAGCCTCTTCACCTGGAGGAGATTTCAACTATCAGAGCATCAACACGCTATTGCTCACACAAATACTGGAAGTAGCTACTAAGGAAAAAGCAAATTACTATCTTCAAGAGAAAATATGGAAAAGAATTGGAATGGAAAACCAGGGAACCTGGTCTATTGATAGTAAAAAAAACCAAACCATCAAAGCTTTTTCACACCTTCAACTCACCCCTTACGACTATGCTCGTTTTGGAAGGTTATATCTAAACCAAGGAAACTGGGACAATGAACAGGTCATTTCTAAACAATGGGTCACTCAATCAACAACATTCGACACCCTAAAAAATAAGCTCATCTATTCCTACCAATGGTGGCACAATAGAACATTTGAATTTGTTGAAAAAGCAAAGCCTACCGATAAAATCAATTTCAGATATACAATTAAAAATAACCTAGGCGATGAACACGAAATACGAGTTACAGATAAAAATGATTATTATGCAGAAGGAATCTTAGGCCAATTTATCTACATCAACCCTGACAAAAAAATAATCATCGTACGACTAGGAAAAAAATATAGAGCAAATAATTGGCCTCTAGTATTTGAATCTATTAGTCGTCAACTCTAG
- a CDS encoding lamin tail domain-containing protein — MKPTYRLVLLLSFLIPYSFFSQLSDDFSDGDYTNSPAWNGDLNKYEVNASNQLQSNGPSVSDTAYLSTNTGNLDFNATIVWEFYLEMGFNPSNSNNCRIYLASDNANLRSSLNGYYIRIGENGSSDAIKFYKQVGTTSTLLHTGTGNTFGTSPVASIRVTRTNNGNWTFESDATGGTSYIAEGSTTNTDITASQFFGVWSKYTSSNFDNFIYDNFSITGSTIVDNIPPVVSNVAIISNNQLDISFNEPLDPTTAQNTSNYSVNNGISNPSSATLDGSDPTLVHLNFGSNFTDGQTNTITIQNVQDLANNTMNASQHDFLYFVAVTASYKDLVINEIFADPSPQYGLPSGEFIEIYNASSHIFNLSNWTIGDASSDEQLGNYTLLPNEYVIIADDAYSFEYSIFPNSIIVSSLPSYNNSTDDVVLKDQNGNVVDFVTYSEEWYGSSLKEDGGYTLELINPTLPCTSSSNWIGSNNPNGGTPGTQNSVFNVTPDATTPSIINASTQNNATITLCFSETLDTTGVSISNFSIDNGINIIAYSFDEFFSCVELITNPSLDTGTVYTITVNGLSDCSGNATTNEQAEIILPHAGAKGDLIINEILYNPHPDGVDFVELYNNSEKNIDLFNWQLAKIAGDTISSKKLIESHFLLKPQEYVVLTTAPDNIIEHYPNAQPDRFIDMSSFPSYADDEGTVILFLPNNQVVDSVHYDDSFQFALLKETDGVSLERIDFNRSSNDETNWHSAAEAEGFGTPTLQNSQYTTTETSPSTLTVEPELFSPDNDGFEDVLTLSYKMENPGFVGNITIFDTQGRTVRQLMQNELLGIEGAISWDGLNNQREKARIGAYIIYFEYFDLDGNVHAIKHPCVVGGKF, encoded by the coding sequence ATGAAACCAACATACCGTTTAGTACTTTTACTTAGTTTTTTGATTCCCTACTCCTTTTTCTCGCAACTTTCCGACGATTTTAGTGATGGTGATTACACTAATTCTCCTGCGTGGAATGGTGACCTCAACAAATATGAGGTGAACGCTAGCAATCAACTACAAAGTAATGGACCATCAGTAAGCGACACTGCATACTTAAGCACCAACACTGGGAATTTAGACTTTAATGCTACCATTGTATGGGAGTTCTATCTTGAAATGGGATTCAACCCATCCAACAGTAACAACTGTAGAATTTACCTTGCTTCTGATAATGCTAACTTACGTTCCTCATTAAATGGCTACTATATAAGAATTGGAGAAAATGGAAGTTCTGACGCTATCAAATTCTACAAACAAGTAGGAACAACAAGCACCTTACTCCATACAGGTACCGGGAACACATTTGGAACTTCTCCTGTTGCAAGCATAAGAGTTACAAGAACCAATAATGGAAATTGGACTTTTGAATCTGACGCTACGGGAGGCACTTCCTATATTGCTGAGGGCTCAACAACAAATACCGACATTACCGCTAGTCAATTTTTCGGCGTATGGAGTAAATATACCTCATCTAACTTCGATAATTTTATTTATGATAATTTTTCAATTACTGGCTCTACTATTGTTGACAACATTCCTCCTGTTGTTTCCAATGTAGCAATAATCTCAAACAATCAGTTGGACATCAGCTTTAACGAACCGCTAGACCCTACCACTGCACAAAACACTAGCAATTACTCTGTTAACAACGGAATCAGCAATCCCAGCTCAGCAACCCTAGATGGTAGCGACCCAACATTGGTGCACTTAAATTTTGGTTCAAACTTTACTGATGGACAAACCAACACCATCACTATTCAAAACGTTCAAGATTTGGCCAACAACACCATGAATGCAAGTCAACACGACTTCCTTTATTTTGTTGCTGTAACTGCTAGCTACAAAGACCTTGTTATCAATGAGATTTTTGCTGACCCTAGCCCCCAATATGGATTACCTTCAGGCGAATTTATCGAAATCTACAATGCTTCATCGCACATTTTTAATTTATCGAATTGGACTATTGGAGATGCTTCCTCAGATGAACAGCTAGGGAATTACACTCTCCTACCTAATGAATATGTGATTATAGCTGATGATGCTTATTCTTTTGAGTATTCTATTTTCCCCAACTCAATTATTGTTTCAAGCTTACCATCATACAACAACAGTACTGACGATGTTGTCTTAAAGGATCAAAATGGTAACGTTGTTGACTTCGTTACTTATTCTGAGGAATGGTATGGCAGCTCTCTAAAAGAAGATGGAGGATACACCTTAGAATTAATCAACCCAACACTTCCATGTACAAGCTCTTCTAATTGGATTGGATCTAACAACCCTAATGGAGGAACACCTGGAACTCAAAATTCCGTTTTCAATGTAACACCTGATGCAACAACACCTAGCATCATTAATGCTTCGACGCAAAACAATGCTACAATCACACTTTGTTTTTCTGAAACATTGGACACTACTGGTGTTTCTATTAGTAATTTTTCTATCGACAACGGAATAAACATTATCGCCTATAGTTTTGATGAATTTTTTAGCTGTGTAGAACTAATTACGAATCCAAGCCTTGACACTGGGACAGTATATACGATAACCGTTAATGGTTTAAGTGATTGTTCTGGAAACGCCACTACAAATGAGCAGGCCGAAATTATTCTACCTCACGCAGGTGCTAAAGGAGACCTTATCATTAATGAAATCCTTTACAACCCTCACCCAGATGGAGTAGACTTTGTCGAACTTTATAACAACTCCGAAAAAAACATTGACTTATTCAATTGGCAATTAGCTAAGATCGCTGGAGACACTATCTCAAGTAAAAAACTTATTGAATCACACTTTTTACTCAAACCTCAAGAATATGTTGTTTTAACAACTGCTCCAGACAACATTATAGAGCACTATCCGAACGCTCAACCTGATCGTTTTATTGACATGAGCAGTTTCCCTTCATACGCTGATGATGAAGGCACCGTTATACTTTTTTTACCCAACAACCAAGTTGTAGACAGTGTTCATTATGATGATAGTTTCCAATTTGCCTTATTGAAAGAAACTGATGGTGTATCTCTAGAGCGAATAGACTTTAATCGTTCATCAAATGATGAAACAAACTGGCATAGTGCTGCTGAAGCTGAAGGCTTTGGAACCCCTACACTCCAAAACTCTCAATATACTACGACTGAAACATCTCCTAGTACATTAACGGTTGAACCTGAACTCTTCTCTCCTGACAATGACGGATTTGAAGATGTCCTAACGCTTTCTTATAAGATGGAAAACCCAGGTTTTGTAGGAAACATCACTATTTTTGATACACAAGGACGAACAGTGAGACAACTTATGCAAAATGAATTATTGGGTATAGAAGGTGCTATTTCTTGGGATGGTTTGAATAACCAAAGGGAAAAAGCTAGAATAGGAGCTTATATTATTTATTTCGAGTATTTCGATTTAGACGGTAATGTTCACGCCATTAAACACCCTTGTGTTGTTGGAGGAAAATTTTAA
- a CDS encoding winged helix-turn-helix domain-containing protein: MRRIILLFIITLATLTSSATQKEQHTKVVLRAIADEFLLQIKDSTSRILPINNINGKYVITFEKEFSFEPDLLLFSTFKVLEKTAPTEHYIVEVKECNSPLVIHSFQTTPNQELAPCKHRALPLGCYTFFFTEIPNPTPPPQKNTAIYLGLFLLIALTGGFFYFKKQNSTSNLISIGEYQLSPQKMTLIYQGETMELSNKETNLLTYFHTNIDQVLEREEILNIIWGDNGNYIGRTLDVYVSKLRKKLQHDTNIKIINIRGVGYKFTIDQ, translated from the coding sequence ATGAGAAGAATAATATTACTGTTTATAATCACTCTTGCAACACTAACAAGTTCCGCGACCCAAAAAGAACAACACACCAAAGTTGTTCTTAGAGCCATTGCCGATGAGTTTTTATTACAAATAAAAGATAGCACTTCTCGCATTTTACCCATTAACAACATCAATGGGAAGTATGTTATAACATTCGAAAAGGAGTTTTCTTTTGAACCTGATCTCCTTTTATTCTCAACATTTAAAGTTCTAGAAAAAACCGCACCTACAGAGCACTACATTGTTGAAGTGAAAGAATGCAATTCACCGCTAGTCATCCATAGCTTCCAAACAACACCTAACCAAGAACTGGCCCCTTGTAAACACAGAGCACTTCCACTTGGTTGCTACACCTTCTTTTTTACTGAAATTCCCAACCCAACTCCTCCTCCACAAAAAAACACCGCTATCTATTTAGGACTTTTTCTATTAATAGCTTTAACTGGAGGTTTTTTCTATTTTAAAAAACAGAACAGCACCTCCAACCTTATCTCAATTGGAGAATATCAACTTTCACCACAAAAAATGACCCTAATCTACCAAGGAGAAACGATGGAATTATCCAACAAAGAAACCAACTTATTGACCTATTTCCATACCAACATCGATCAAGTACTTGAACGAGAAGAAATACTCAACATTATTTGGGGAGACAATGGAAATTACATTGGTAGAACACTCGATGTTTACGTTTCAAAACTACGAAAAAAGCTTCAGCATGACACCAACATCAAAATCATAAACATAAGAGGAGTAGGTTATAAATTTACTATTGACCAATAA
- a CDS encoding DUF2490 domain-containing protein: MNVKIITIFTLCFLSLSNFGQEIGSSGWFSVIAKKKLSKNTTLKTELGFRESTINDKTRYLDLALKYKINKHLKLSGGYRYGLDKENFDYFETGHRFNIDLSTKYSIIKKLKFNYRFRFQKRYSNPFTSDLGHLPNNNFRNRLSLRYKQNKKLYFVGGTELFIKQNYSTTPFFNKIRGLAGADYKINKKQTISISYIYQQEIQVTNPKTQNILSLEYYLDF; this comes from the coding sequence ATGAACGTTAAAATCATAACTATATTTACACTTTGTTTTCTGTCTCTTTCTAACTTCGGTCAAGAAATAGGAAGTAGTGGTTGGTTTTCAGTTATTGCAAAGAAAAAGCTTTCAAAGAACACAACTTTAAAAACAGAATTAGGGTTTAGAGAAAGTACTATAAATGACAAAACAAGATATCTAGATTTAGCTTTAAAATATAAAATCAATAAACATTTAAAACTATCAGGAGGATATAGATATGGACTTGACAAAGAAAACTTCGATTATTTTGAAACCGGTCATCGATTTAACATTGATTTATCTACAAAATACTCGATTATAAAAAAACTAAAGTTCAACTACAGGTTTAGATTCCAAAAAAGGTATTCAAATCCATTTACAAGTGACCTTGGACACCTACCTAACAATAATTTCCGTAACAGGTTATCATTGAGATACAAACAAAACAAAAAACTTTATTTTGTTGGTGGAACTGAACTCTTTATAAAACAAAATTATTCGACAACACCATTTTTCAACAAAATAAGGGGACTAGCAGGAGCAGATTATAAAATAAATAAAAAACAAACGATAAGCATCTCTTATATTTACCAACAAGAAATTCAAGTCACCAATCCCAAAACTCAAAACATTTTATCTTTAGAATATTACCTTGATTTCTAA